The proteins below come from a single Rhizobium sp. BT04 genomic window:
- a CDS encoding HNH endonuclease — MATWDHIKPASQGGNGRLENLHLVCFACNQERKTKKAKPTWLSIKARLMRALAT; from the coding sequence TTGGCCACATGGGATCACATCAAGCCCGCAAGCCAGGGCGGAAATGGTCGCCTCGAAAACCTTCATCTTGTTTGTTTCGCCTGCAATCAGGAGCGTAAGACCAAGAAGGCGAAGCCGACGTGGCTGTCTATCAAAGCTAGATTGATGCGAGCTTTGGCGACATAG
- a CDS encoding DUF882 domain-containing protein, translating into MVVLKYPVQGLLGGIATLLSRAERFAAQTILPALFALPALVGSASFASAEDRALKLFFTHTGERATITYKRDGKFDPKGLAQINRFLRDWRRNEPTRMDPRLLDLVWEVYKKSGGKDYIHIVSAYRSPTTNNMLRNRSRSTGVAKKSQHMLGKAMDFYVPGVKLATLRALAMQMQVGGVGYYPSSGSPFVHLDVGNVRAWPRMSRQELARIFPNGQTMHLPADGRPLPGYSQAVANYKKRGGPSSIQIASSAGEGDEVGASTTPSGNATDGKLVTALLPAPRSRALNALALQTGAVEPDDKRSAGDVSSLPIPIPAMRPPALEHDAGVDDKLETASIGPIAVVPDRPASALPAHARFEPLVVAQGASKQGADMIASLPMTASWEEANFLGTTSDAALMKWALHAPGEAMGLSAPRLSPRTVHREINTASGEDIIPVAAADLFDASRFASPPEG; encoded by the coding sequence TTGGTCGTGTTGAAGTATCCAGTGCAAGGATTATTGGGCGGAATTGCCACGCTCCTGTCGCGTGCGGAACGGTTCGCAGCGCAGACCATTCTGCCGGCTCTGTTTGCGCTGCCGGCACTTGTCGGTTCGGCATCATTTGCCTCGGCGGAAGATCGCGCCCTGAAACTGTTCTTTACCCATACCGGCGAAAGGGCCACGATTACCTACAAGCGCGACGGCAAGTTCGATCCGAAGGGCCTTGCCCAGATCAATCGGTTTCTGCGCGACTGGCGAAGGAACGAGCCGACCCGGATGGATCCGCGGCTGCTCGACCTGGTCTGGGAGGTGTACAAGAAGAGCGGCGGCAAGGACTACATCCACATCGTCTCCGCCTATCGTTCCCCCACCACCAACAACATGCTGCGCAACCGTTCGCGCAGCACCGGCGTCGCCAAGAAGAGCCAACACATGCTGGGCAAGGCGATGGATTTCTACGTTCCCGGCGTCAAGCTTGCGACGCTGCGGGCGCTTGCCATGCAGATGCAGGTCGGCGGTGTCGGATATTACCCGAGCTCGGGATCGCCCTTCGTGCATCTCGACGTCGGCAATGTCCGCGCCTGGCCCCGCATGTCGCGGCAGGAACTCGCGCGAATCTTCCCGAATGGGCAGACGATGCATCTCCCGGCCGATGGCCGGCCGCTGCCGGGATACAGTCAGGCGGTGGCGAACTACAAGAAGCGCGGCGGCCCCAGCTCGATCCAGATCGCCAGCAGCGCGGGAGAAGGCGACGAGGTGGGGGCATCGACCACGCCGAGCGGCAACGCCACAGACGGCAAGCTCGTGACGGCGCTTCTGCCCGCGCCCCGAAGCCGGGCATTGAACGCGCTGGCGCTGCAGACCGGCGCGGTCGAGCCGGATGACAAACGGTCGGCTGGGGATGTTTCATCTTTGCCGATTCCGATCCCGGCGATGCGGCCGCCCGCCCTCGAGCACGACGCCGGCGTGGACGACAAACTGGAGACTGCATCGATCGGCCCGATTGCCGTCGTTCCGGACAGACCGGCGTCTGCATTGCCGGCCCACGCCCGTTTCGAACCCCTCGTTGTTGCACAAGGGGCCTCCAAACAGGGCGCCGATATGATCGCCTCCCTGCCGATGACCGCTTCCTGGGAAGAAGCAAATTTCCTCGGAACGACGTCCGACGCAGCGCTGATGAAATGGGCGCTGCATGCTCCCGGCGAGGCGATGGGATTGAGCGCGCCTCGCCTTTCTCCCCGCACGGTTCATCGGGAGATCAATACCGCGTCAGGTGAAGATATCATTCCGGTCGCCGCCGCTGACCTGTTCGATGCGAGCCGGTTTGCGTCGCCCCCGGAGGGCTGA
- a CDS encoding NAD-dependent epimerase/dehydratase family protein — protein sequence MRSVLVSGGAGFIGSHLCDRLLLRTDIEKLVVVDNLWTGLFENISHIRDSRFHFVKSDVETLRSSEKFDEIYHLASPASPPWYMKEPQRTISANLLGAFRLLELLKKGGRFGFTSSSEVYGDPLVSPQPESYKGQVDCTGPRSSYDESKRCTESLLFEMQRTRGLDVKVIRPFNIYGPRTRADDGRAVSNFLTQALSGRPITVFGDGLQSRSWGYVDDIVDGFARYFWINETDYKGPLNIGNDREISVLEVAQYISKLAGGVPIVFKPSPPQDPTNRRPDLTNANYVMPEWSCKISYEQGVAMTLDWFRQKMTAGAAE from the coding sequence ATGAGAAGCGTATTGGTATCTGGCGGAGCTGGGTTCATCGGATCGCATTTATGTGACAGGCTTTTGCTTAGAACTGACATCGAAAAGCTGGTCGTTGTTGACAATCTTTGGACCGGACTTTTCGAAAATATCTCCCACATCAGGGACTCCCGTTTTCACTTCGTGAAATCGGACGTCGAGACGTTGCGGAGCTCTGAAAAATTCGACGAAATCTACCATCTTGCGTCCCCGGCATCGCCGCCCTGGTATATGAAGGAGCCGCAGAGGACGATTTCGGCCAATCTTCTCGGAGCATTCCGGCTGCTGGAGCTGTTGAAGAAGGGCGGGCGTTTCGGCTTCACCTCCTCCTCGGAAGTCTACGGCGACCCCTTGGTATCGCCGCAACCGGAATCCTATAAGGGCCAGGTCGACTGTACCGGGCCGCGCTCGTCCTATGACGAGAGCAAGCGGTGCACGGAGTCGCTGCTGTTCGAGATGCAGCGCACCCGCGGGCTCGACGTCAAGGTGATCCGCCCCTTCAATATTTATGGGCCCCGAACACGCGCCGACGACGGCCGCGCGGTCTCCAACTTCCTCACCCAGGCGCTTTCCGGCCGGCCTATCACCGTGTTCGGCGATGGCCTTCAGTCCCGCAGCTGGGGCTATGTCGACGATATCGTCGATGGCTTCGCCCGATATTTCTGGATCAACGAAACCGACTACAAGGGACCTCTGAACATCGGCAATGATCGTGAGATTTCGGTTCTCGAGGTCGCGCAATATATTTCCAAGCTCGCCGGCGGCGTGCCGATCGTCTTCAAGCCGTCACCGCCGCAGGACCCGACGAACCGGCGGCCGGACCTGACCAATGCGAACTACGTCATGCCCGAGTGGTCGTGCAAGATCTCCTACGAACAGGGCGTGGCCATGACACTCGACTGGTTCAGGCAAAAAATGACGGCGGGCGCGGCGGAATAG
- a CDS encoding glycosyltransferase family 2 protein: MQEPIPSDLKSIRFPVPIHYLDLASDHADAVSHAVSDGLVVFLADGLPVGQAYVEKPETAAVIAARVVQADTLEHARQVAQTPLSNRDVSILICTKDRPEELRRCLASIPEQSLRPVEIIVVDNASSGDATRRVVEEAGVTYVREDRVGLDHARNAAVRAAKTEFVAFTDDDVVLHRQWLENLMKGFDQPEIACVTGLVLPGELATPAQFIFEKHWSFGRGYLRQDFDRDFYRLHERYGAPVWTIGAGASQAFRRKVFDEIGLFDVRLDMGAAGCSGDSEYWNRLLHHGHVCRYEPTAVSWHFHRKDMKGLSKQIHQYMSGHIAALLVQYQNTGNGGNLRRILVSFPKYYAGRLRRRLRKGATSNDFFLKQEMLGSVNGALYVLRRWKMPAW; this comes from the coding sequence ATGCAGGAACCCATTCCGTCCGATCTGAAGAGCATCCGTTTTCCCGTCCCCATCCACTATCTCGATCTCGCATCCGATCACGCCGATGCCGTTTCGCACGCCGTTTCCGACGGGCTCGTGGTTTTTCTCGCGGATGGTCTTCCCGTCGGGCAAGCCTATGTCGAAAAGCCCGAGACCGCGGCTGTCATCGCCGCGCGTGTCGTCCAGGCCGATACGCTCGAGCATGCGCGCCAGGTCGCGCAAACGCCGCTCAGCAATCGCGACGTCAGCATTCTGATCTGCACCAAGGACCGGCCGGAGGAACTGCGCCGGTGCCTAGCCTCGATCCCCGAACAATCGCTCCGCCCGGTCGAGATCATCGTCGTCGACAATGCCTCATCCGGCGATGCGACGCGGCGCGTGGTAGAGGAAGCCGGCGTCACCTATGTCCGCGAGGACCGGGTCGGGCTGGATCATGCCCGCAATGCGGCGGTTCGCGCGGCGAAAACCGAATTCGTCGCGTTCACCGACGATGACGTGGTCCTCCACCGGCAGTGGCTGGAGAACCTGATGAAGGGGTTCGATCAGCCTGAGATCGCCTGCGTCACCGGGCTGGTCCTTCCCGGGGAACTGGCAACTCCGGCCCAGTTCATCTTCGAAAAACATTGGAGTTTCGGCAGGGGTTATCTCAGGCAGGATTTCGACCGGGATTTCTATCGACTGCACGAACGTTACGGCGCGCCGGTCTGGACGATCGGCGCCGGTGCGAGCCAGGCTTTCCGCCGCAAGGTCTTCGACGAGATCGGCCTGTTCGATGTCCGCCTGGATATGGGCGCGGCCGGCTGCTCGGGCGATTCCGAATATTGGAACCGGCTGCTCCATCATGGCCATGTCTGCCGCTACGAGCCGACGGCGGTCTCCTGGCATTTTCATCGCAAGGATATGAAGGGGCTTTCCAAACAGATCCATCAATATATGAGCGGCCATATCGCAGCGCTCCTCGTCCAGTATCAGAATACCGGCAATGGCGGCAATCTCAGGCGCATCCTGGTTTCCTTTCCGAAATATTATGCCGGCCGGCTGCGCCGGCGATTGCGCAAGGGTGCGACCTCGAACGATTTCTTCTTGAAGCAGGAGATGCTCGGCAGCGTCAACGGCGCGCTCTATGTTCTCAGGCGATGGAAGATGCCGGCATGGTGA
- a CDS encoding trifunctional glycosyltransferase/class I SAM-dependent methyltransferase/polysaccharide deacetylase — protein sequence MVTAATPDISFLIPAYNAEDTLAECLASLQQQTRSNWQAVVVDDGSSDRSWEILQGMAETDSRILPVRQPNAGAAAARNHAARLAAAPLLCMLDADDWVDPRYIENMLPAADAALPVIAHCSYRRVAPDGRMMPVAQAPILTGDHARREFSSFCAIAIHTAVFPKSLFERIGGMDETLQTGEEWELWLRMAFAGAEFRRVDPCLAFYRMKAGSLSGDPRKLVRDAVRVTTKAQALRIQQGMSAEGPEAGWVTPAFSQLRMLVWAACARLDPAADVATLAALLPEIPDAAGHERFLVDVVMHGLRTGLLADRDEDLIDALAKWQPTFLSLIRLIERHSFPGTGRKIIETLGWRLTAENPLRSFTLGNLQVISVELGRLARIPKAAQADTLVMHAFSGKEHVGSFVGPFWGDLSIRAQVRLIMQEMQAEEHLQTPRSLAYAGSWTREALRGYRAFGDLIIRSGRRGRLERLLVRIGRDAILTAAPSDKRDNDARLSDLLLDLERRLSPPVRHAAGAEPHTDKPAAAVHSAEEYWEHIFERPDPWNYLSVYEQVKYAQTLSLIPEGTETALELACAEGIFTEKLAPKVGRLTATDISQRAIDRAVERCRGHDNVEFRVLDFARQDLPPEQDLVICSEVLYYMKDEEMLAEVCRKIAAAVKPGGCLITAHPHLRRDEPARTGFDWGHPFGVGTIKQVLASQAGLALEETVDTALYAIHRFRKAAVADPVLRVEPYGTPIDVDVARHIIYGPAGIAREAACTTEVTAQIPILMYHRIAEDGPAALRRFRTPPEIFRKQMQFLRRHGYYAVTTPTLLDLFHSGKPIQGRPVMLTFDDAYLDFRTDAFPILAENDFSAEVFVVTDKVGGRSDWDSAHGEPAGLMSWADILELHKKGISFGSHLASHTPASAIDNDALLAEAMRSRNALQTRLTAAVDSIALPYGATDFRVPGILELAGYGIGFTTRPATATFSDNLFALPRLEVRGDRPLEAFPELIGLPGAFIG from the coding sequence ATGGTGACAGCTGCGACGCCGGATATATCCTTCCTCATCCCTGCCTATAACGCCGAGGATACGCTTGCCGAATGTCTCGCCAGTCTGCAGCAGCAGACGCGATCGAACTGGCAGGCTGTGGTGGTCGATGACGGTTCGAGCGATCGCAGCTGGGAAATTCTGCAGGGCATGGCGGAAACCGACAGCCGCATTCTCCCCGTCCGGCAGCCGAATGCGGGTGCGGCCGCGGCGCGAAACCATGCCGCACGCCTGGCGGCCGCGCCGCTGCTCTGCATGCTGGATGCCGACGATTGGGTGGACCCGCGCTATATCGAAAACATGCTGCCGGCGGCGGATGCAGCGCTGCCTGTGATCGCTCATTGCTCCTACCGCCGGGTGGCTCCGGACGGGCGGATGATGCCGGTGGCACAGGCCCCGATCCTGACAGGCGATCACGCCCGGCGCGAATTCTCCTCTTTTTGCGCGATCGCCATCCATACGGCCGTCTTTCCCAAGAGCCTTTTCGAGCGGATCGGAGGCATGGACGAGACCCTGCAGACCGGCGAGGAGTGGGAACTCTGGCTGCGCATGGCCTTTGCCGGCGCCGAATTCCGCCGCGTCGACCCATGCCTTGCCTTCTATCGCATGAAAGCGGGTTCGCTGTCCGGCGACCCGAGGAAACTGGTGCGTGACGCCGTCCGCGTGACCACGAAGGCGCAAGCTCTCAGGATTCAGCAAGGCATGTCGGCCGAAGGCCCGGAGGCCGGCTGGGTGACGCCGGCTTTCAGCCAGCTGCGCATGCTCGTCTGGGCCGCCTGCGCCAGGCTCGATCCAGCCGCCGACGTTGCAACCCTTGCGGCATTGCTGCCCGAGATCCCCGACGCCGCCGGACACGAGCGCTTTCTTGTCGACGTCGTCATGCATGGGCTGCGGACCGGCCTGCTCGCCGATCGGGACGAGGACCTCATCGATGCACTCGCCAAATGGCAGCCGACTTTCCTTTCGCTCATCCGCCTGATCGAGCGGCATTCCTTCCCCGGCACCGGCCGCAAGATCATCGAAACCCTCGGCTGGCGGCTGACCGCCGAAAACCCTTTGCGATCCTTCACGCTGGGCAATCTCCAGGTGATCAGCGTCGAGCTTGGCAGGCTTGCCAGAATCCCCAAAGCCGCACAGGCCGATACGCTCGTCATGCACGCCTTCTCAGGCAAGGAGCATGTCGGCTCTTTTGTCGGGCCGTTCTGGGGCGATCTGTCGATCCGGGCGCAGGTCCGGCTGATCATGCAGGAGATGCAGGCGGAAGAGCACCTGCAGACGCCGCGCTCGCTCGCCTATGCCGGTTCGTGGACAAGGGAGGCGCTGCGCGGCTACCGAGCCTTCGGCGATTTGATCATTCGCAGCGGCCGGCGCGGACGGCTCGAACGGCTTCTGGTGCGTATCGGCCGCGACGCCATTCTCACCGCTGCGCCCAGCGACAAACGGGATAACGACGCCCGGCTATCCGACCTCCTGCTGGATCTCGAACGCCGCCTGTCGCCGCCCGTCCGACATGCCGCCGGCGCAGAGCCGCACACAGACAAGCCGGCTGCCGCCGTTCATTCCGCAGAAGAATATTGGGAACATATCTTCGAACGCCCGGATCCCTGGAATTACCTTTCGGTCTATGAGCAGGTCAAATATGCGCAGACATTGAGCCTGATTCCGGAGGGAACCGAGACGGCCCTGGAACTTGCCTGCGCCGAGGGGATCTTTACCGAGAAGCTGGCGCCGAAGGTCGGCCGCCTGACGGCCACGGATATTTCCCAGCGCGCCATTGACCGGGCGGTCGAGCGGTGCCGCGGCCATGACAATGTCGAGTTCCGCGTTCTCGATTTCGCCAGACAAGATCTCCCGCCCGAGCAGGATCTCGTTATCTGCTCAGAAGTCCTCTATTACATGAAGGATGAGGAGATGCTGGCGGAGGTCTGCCGGAAGATCGCGGCTGCGGTGAAGCCGGGCGGCTGCCTGATCACCGCCCATCCCCATCTCCGCCGGGACGAACCCGCCCGCACCGGTTTCGATTGGGGCCATCCATTCGGTGTCGGCACGATCAAGCAGGTGCTGGCGTCACAGGCCGGGCTCGCCCTAGAGGAGACTGTAGACACCGCGCTTTACGCGATCCACCGGTTCCGAAAGGCCGCCGTGGCCGATCCCGTCCTCAGGGTCGAGCCGTATGGAACGCCGATCGATGTCGATGTCGCAAGACACATCATCTACGGACCGGCCGGCATAGCGCGCGAAGCGGCATGCACGACCGAGGTCACGGCCCAGATTCCCATTCTCATGTATCATCGGATCGCAGAGGACGGCCCCGCCGCGCTGCGGCGCTTTCGCACGCCGCCGGAGATTTTCCGCAAGCAGATGCAGTTCCTTCGCCGCCACGGCTATTACGCCGTGACCACGCCGACCCTGCTCGATCTTTTCCACAGCGGCAAGCCGATCCAGGGCCGGCCGGTCATGCTGACCTTCGACGACGCCTATCTGGATTTCCGCACCGACGCCTTCCCGATCCTGGCTGAGAATGATTTCAGCGCCGAGGTCTTCGTCGTCACCGACAAGGTCGGTGGCCGGTCCGACTGGGATTCGGCCCATGGCGAGCCTGCGGGCCTGATGTCGTGGGCGGATATCCTGGAACTGCACAAAAAGGGTATCAGCTTCGGCTCCCACCTCGCATCCCATACACCGGCCAGCGCCATCGACAACGATGCCCTGCTGGCCGAGGCCATGCGCTCGCGCAATGCGCTGCAGACCCGGCTGACTGCCGCGGTGGATTCGATCGCCCTGCCCTACGGCGCGACGGATTTTCGGGTCCCAGGCATTCTGGAGCTGGCGGGCTATGGCATCGGCTTCACCACGCGACCGGCCACGGCGACCTTTTCCGATAATCTTTTTGCCCTGCCGCGCCTCGAGGTCCGCGGCGATCGTCCGCTCGAAGCCTTCCCCGAATTGATCGGTCTGCCGGGAGCCTTCATCGGATGA
- a CDS encoding glycosyltransferase family 2 protein — protein MTTPSARPLISVVIPAYNAEKTLLETLASISNQTYDKLEILVVDDGSRDGTFDLARGYGRTDHRVRVLSQENGGVARARNHGIREASGFYIAPVDADDIWHPEKIELQLQALRKFPDGYGVAYNWYAAIDENGIIFGHSRPVMHEGNIFEPLLRENFIGNGSTPLMPRAEILRCGGYDAGLRDSGAEGCEDLKLYLALAETLPFALVPDFLTGYRFTRGNMSSNGYRMLKSHALVMAPIIARYPQLTRDIRTAQFHTTHWYFNKALTDGDYVQVKKLAPMMARQYPAQLIIHSVQQSWRKAKRHGILIAKRLLGKPLPRPRTRVAGAAIPQTGTAFSDRFGSAGPELSPTSSQVAGHE, from the coding sequence ATGACAACACCCTCAGCGCGCCCTCTGATCTCCGTCGTCATACCGGCTTACAATGCCGAGAAAACGCTTTTGGAAACGCTGGCAAGCATTTCCAACCAGACTTACGACAAGCTTGAGATATTGGTGGTCGACGACGGATCCCGGGACGGGACCTTCGATCTCGCGCGCGGCTACGGCCGGACCGATCACCGCGTCCGTGTCCTCAGCCAGGAGAACGGCGGCGTTGCTCGCGCCCGCAACCACGGCATCCGCGAAGCCAGCGGCTTCTATATCGCCCCGGTCGATGCCGACGACATATGGCATCCCGAGAAAATCGAGCTGCAGCTTCAGGCCTTGCGGAAATTTCCCGATGGATATGGAGTCGCCTACAACTGGTACGCGGCGATCGACGAGAACGGCATTATTTTCGGCCATTCGCGCCCGGTCATGCACGAAGGCAACATCTTCGAACCTCTGTTGCGGGAAAACTTCATCGGCAATGGCAGCACGCCGCTGATGCCGCGAGCCGAGATACTTCGCTGCGGTGGCTATGACGCCGGCCTTCGCGACAGCGGCGCCGAAGGCTGCGAAGATCTGAAACTCTACCTTGCCCTGGCCGAGACGCTGCCCTTCGCGCTTGTTCCCGATTTCCTCACAGGCTATCGCTTCACCAGGGGAAACATGTCCAGCAATGGCTATCGCATGCTGAAATCCCACGCCCTGGTGATGGCCCCGATCATCGCCCGCTATCCGCAGCTGACGCGCGACATCCGGACGGCCCAATTCCACACGACGCACTGGTATTTCAACAAGGCGCTCACCGACGGCGACTATGTCCAGGTCAAAAAGCTGGCGCCGATGATGGCGAGACAATATCCCGCGCAGCTCATCATCCACAGCGTGCAGCAGAGCTGGCGCAAGGCCAAACGCCACGGCATCCTGATCGCAAAACGCCTCCTCGGAAAACCCTTGCCGCGGCCGAGGACCCGCGTCGCAGGCGCGGCCATTCCGCAAACCGGAACAGCATTCAGCGATCGTTTCGGGTCTGCCGGGCCAGAGCTGAGCCCGACATCGTCGCAGGTGGCCGGCCATGAATAG
- a CDS encoding ABC transporter ATP-binding protein, whose product MNRYRKPASSKPAGAYNLIVAARFRELRQLVPALRLKMTVMIILGILTGFSEMVGITFLVSLVFLLGQQGPVSGSAVAWLPAFFGGIDLSLSKPVLIGILIGSILFRIFLGFVNSLISSTVSHQINDSMRERLYAKVLTIPFQRFQNYERSDLINVIVTESYAASSAHASLVRLGVNFGTIVIFGAGMLVMAWPIALLALGFGFIHNFALGSFAGPYRRLGASALAAVEALTQLSWTTLQTLKAVKSFGLEKRHQQLFETLSNDVGHTWRRSDWMGATTSLLSEILTFGVILTIILSSQFLPVDFKAALSATILLYRLQPHIKGFDSQILRLYEMEASLQNVLSLLSEKDDVKQASQGQPVTRLVEAIAFHDVSFIYEHANTPAVRNLSFSIRAGETTALTGPSGSGKTTILNMILDLSRPTQGKVTVDGRDLANIDRTSWLQLLSVSGQDVELMEGTVLDNIRFRRDIPEEDIRWAADVACATEFIENLPEGFDEWLGDEAVRLSGGQRQRIGLARALAGRPQILLLDEATSALDEHTEMRVLSAMKEDPGRTLIVVSHRPAVARLMKNQIDLRPLPPPSTSTSRLG is encoded by the coding sequence ATGAATAGGTATCGAAAACCCGCCTCCTCAAAACCGGCAGGCGCCTATAACCTCATCGTCGCGGCACGGTTCCGCGAGCTTCGGCAACTCGTGCCGGCGCTGCGGCTCAAGATGACGGTGATGATCATCCTGGGCATTCTCACTGGCTTCTCGGAGATGGTCGGCATCACTTTTCTGGTGAGCCTGGTCTTTCTTCTCGGGCAGCAGGGCCCCGTTTCCGGCTCCGCTGTTGCATGGCTTCCAGCATTTTTCGGCGGCATCGACCTTAGTCTTTCCAAGCCCGTGCTGATCGGCATCCTGATCGGCTCCATCCTCTTCAGAATTTTTCTGGGATTTGTCAATTCGCTCATATCAAGCACGGTCAGCCACCAAATCAACGACTCCATGCGGGAGCGTCTCTACGCCAAGGTTTTGACGATCCCTTTTCAGCGCTTTCAGAATTATGAGCGCAGCGACCTGATCAACGTGATCGTCACCGAATCCTATGCGGCATCGTCGGCGCATGCGAGCCTCGTACGGCTTGGGGTCAATTTCGGCACGATCGTGATCTTCGGCGCCGGCATGCTGGTGATGGCCTGGCCGATTGCCCTGCTCGCATTGGGCTTCGGCTTCATCCATAATTTCGCTTTGGGATCCTTTGCCGGCCCATATCGGCGTCTCGGCGCCTCCGCACTGGCGGCAGTGGAAGCCTTGACGCAGCTGAGCTGGACGACGCTGCAGACGTTGAAGGCCGTCAAAAGCTTCGGCCTGGAAAAACGTCACCAGCAGCTCTTCGAAACGCTTTCCAACGACGTCGGTCACACTTGGCGCCGATCGGACTGGATGGGGGCGACAACCTCGCTTCTGAGCGAAATCCTGACCTTCGGGGTCATCCTGACGATCATTCTGTCCTCGCAATTCCTGCCGGTGGATTTCAAGGCGGCACTCTCGGCCACCATCCTGCTTTACAGGCTCCAACCGCATATCAAGGGCTTCGACTCCCAGATCCTGCGCCTTTACGAAATGGAAGCGTCGCTGCAGAACGTGCTGTCGCTGCTTTCAGAAAAGGATGACGTCAAACAGGCATCGCAAGGGCAGCCGGTCACTCGCCTGGTTGAGGCGATCGCCTTCCACGATGTTTCGTTCATCTACGAGCATGCGAACACACCGGCAGTTCGCAATCTGAGCTTCTCGATACGGGCCGGCGAAACGACGGCCCTGACGGGGCCGAGCGGCTCCGGCAAGACGACGATACTTAACATGATTCTCGATCTCAGCCGGCCGACCCAGGGCAAGGTAACGGTCGACGGCAGGGACCTTGCCAATATCGATCGCACCAGCTGGCTGCAACTGCTCTCCGTGTCGGGCCAGGATGTCGAGCTGATGGAGGGCACGGTTCTCGACAATATCCGGTTCCGTCGCGACATTCCGGAGGAAGATATCCGCTGGGCCGCCGACGTGGCCTGCGCCACCGAATTCATCGAAAATCTGCCGGAAGGCTTCGATGAATGGCTGGGCGACGAGGCGGTCCGGCTTTCCGGCGGTCAGAGGCAGCGTATAGGCCTGGCGCGCGCACTCGCCGGCCGGCCGCAAATCCTGCTGCTGGACGAAGCCACGAGCGCGCTCGATGAACATACCGAGATGCGGGTATTGTCAGCCATGAAGGAAGATCCCGGCAGAACCCTGATCGTCGTCAGCCATCGGCCGGCTGTCGCCCGACTGATGAAGAACCAGATCGATCTTCGCCCACTCCCACCGCCATCCACATCCACGTCCAGGCTCGGGTGA
- a CDS encoding glycosyltransferase family A protein has product MTTMEMTTTLGISVAVVIPAYNSRDYVAQTLQSVINQTHKALEIVVVDDGSTDDTASICRRFAAGDSRIRVLSTGNRGVAAARNIGIAATKAPYIAFIDADDLWHPTYVERMLSALHLLPETWGAVYSLHRFIDPEGYCTKSGSSLNARDSILARHLVFRFVGNGSGFMVRRAVIDKIGGYDSSYARQGIGGCEDFDFELRTAEHFKIEAVPLGLVGYRLHSAAMSSDRSRMARSLLAVYEQCIARNPELPAFVVSCARASAHLYAFSKFATLKDWPSARASLKQIYRHSPPLACGILAKLILTKAKRAACRALSKAWPLRKEKHKNLEKFEEMDPLLPLVGGWSRFRSKALLRRLSEIDRRGGCSPAVSSQDA; this is encoded by the coding sequence GTGACGACAATGGAGATGACAACGACATTGGGGATTTCCGTGGCGGTGGTGATCCCGGCCTATAATTCCAGGGACTACGTTGCCCAGACGCTCCAGTCCGTCATCAACCAGACCCACAAGGCGCTGGAGATCGTCGTCGTCGACGACGGGTCAACTGACGATACCGCGTCCATCTGTCGCCGCTTTGCCGCCGGCGACTCAAGGATCCGGGTGCTGTCGACGGGAAACCGTGGCGTCGCCGCGGCCCGCAATATCGGCATCGCGGCGACAAAGGCCCCCTATATCGCCTTCATCGATGCCGACGACTTGTGGCATCCGACTTATGTCGAAAGAATGCTTTCGGCGCTCCATCTCCTGCCCGAGACCTGGGGCGCAGTCTATTCCCTTCACCGCTTCATCGATCCCGAGGGATATTGCACGAAATCCGGCTCATCGCTGAACGCCCGGGATTCTATTCTCGCCCGCCATCTCGTCTTCCGCTTTGTCGGCAATGGCAGCGGCTTCATGGTTCGACGGGCTGTTATCGACAAGATCGGCGGCTACGATTCCAGCTATGCCCGTCAGGGCATCGGCGGATGCGAGGATTTTGATTTCGAACTCCGCACTGCCGAGCACTTCAAGATCGAGGCGGTACCGCTCGGCCTCGTGGGCTATCGTCTTCATTCGGCAGCCATGTCTTCGGACAGATCACGAATGGCGCGATCGCTTCTCGCGGTGTATGAGCAATGTATTGCGCGCAATCCGGAACTTCCGGCTTTCGTCGTCAGTTGCGCCCGCGCATCGGCACATCTTTACGCATTTTCCAAATTTGCCACTTTGAAAGATTGGCCCAGCGCCAGGGCCTCGCTAAAGCAGATCTATCGTCATAGCCCGCCGCTCGCGTGCGGCATCCTGGCCAAATTGATCCTTACGAAAGCCAAGCGAGCCGCATGCAGGGCCTTGTCCAAAGCCTGGCCGCTGCGGAAAGAAAAACACAAGAATCTCGAAAAGTTCGAAGAGATGGACCCGCTTCTCCCATTGGTCGGCGGTTGGTCCCGCTTTAGATCGAAAGCTTTGTTGCGACGCTTGTCGGAGATCGATCGGCGTGGCGGATGCTCGCCGGCAGTCTCATCGCAGGACGCGTGA